The Calothrix sp. PCC 7507 DNA segment AGGAGGTTCGTTGAAAATACTTGGACGAGGATTGACTTTTTGCTTGGTCTGCTGTGCTACCAAATTTCTGCTGGGAATCGCGCCTTTTGCAGCTTCTGTTACAGGTTCAGTAGGTGCGTTTTGAGTATTGGACTCAATACGTTGACTGCGGCTATAAGGAGCCTCACTAAAAACGCTGGGGTGAGGATTTACTGCCTCTTTTGCTTCAGATGGTAAAGTAATCAGGAGACCAGCACTGGTTATTCCCACTATACCCGCCAAATTGGCTAGCAATTGGTTGTAATTCACATTCATAAATTTTGTTTGTTTTGATTTTGCACAGTTTACATAAAGACTTATAGCATTTTGCTAATGACAAAATCTAACTCCAGGAGCAAGAAATTTTTACGTAAACTATGCTGTGCTAAAAAATAGAATTTTCTTGAAATGCTGACAAACCATATTATAAAGTATTTTTCGGATCAAAGTAATATCCATTGAGTAATTTTGCTGTTAGTTCAAATTGGCTATTACGTTCATTAGGTTCTAAATTTTACCTTGTCCAATCCCAAAAATCTGCATAAGTAAGTTAATCAAAACGAGAGTTTTACCAATAGTAAACTAATATCTAACTATATCTCAATAACTCGTAAAAACGAAATTTAGCTGTAGTATTTTATACAGATAAGTGTATAGTACATAGTTATTAACTATGAAATTCCTAGACAAAATAAATATCCGTTTTGATAATGTTTTAAGTAATACCTGATTTGTTATAGGTTTTTATACTTTACTTTATAAGTAAATAAAAATCTATAAATTTCAGTAATTTCGGAAAAATAAGCAATAAAAGGTTAGGTTTATTTATAGTTACATACTAAGATAATTAAAATATTTGATGTATGAATTACCCGGAAATAATTTATTGGGGAGACTGGCTACTATGCCAATAAACCAGCGAGATTTTAACTCTGATGGTAATTAAATTGGTGATAAATTACTAGAATTTCTTGAATTCCCAGAAAAAATACTGAAACTGAAGATAGAATTATCGAGAGTTACTCAATTAACCAGTTATAAGGTGTGCGAGATGCTGGAATTATACCAATGGGAACTATCTCAATACTCGGAAAAAGTCCGGCTAATTCTGGATTATAAAGGATTGGAGTATCGCAAAATAGAGGTTACGCCAGGGATTGGACAGGTGGAACTGTTCCGGCTAACTGGTCAAAAGCAAGTACCAGTTTTAAAGGATGGCAATAGGTATATTGCAGATTCTACAGAAATCGCTAAGTATTTAGAATTGAATTATCCCGATCGCCCCCTGATACCGCAAGATCCCAAAAAACGGGGTTTAGCTTTATTGATGGAAGAATGGGCGGATGAGTCGATAGGTATTAAAGGTCGCAAAGCCCTATTTTCTGCAATAAGTCAAGATCAGAATTTCCGTAAGTCTTTATTACCTACTTCCACACCAGATATATTTAAGAATTTAGTGGAAGGAGTCCCCAGGGACTTTCTGACAATTTTGGGTTTTGGGGTGGGTTTTAGTCCAGATGTGATTAAATCAGCGATCGCTGACTTAAAACAAGACTTGGAAGCACTGACACTAATCTTGGCAGATAGTCCCTATTTGCTGGGCGATGAACCAAGTTTAGCTGACCTAGCAGTGGCAGGTTTATCGATATTACTGAAGTTTCCCGATGGCCCTTATTTAGATTTACCAGCCAGTCTCAGAGGTAAAGGCGTACCTTCCTTAGCAGATAATCCCGATTATGAACCATTCTTTATCTGGCGCGATCGCCTCTACGCCCAATTCCGCAAACCATTAATCCACACACCTCCATCTGGAAGTGCGCCTACTTCAATTCAGATTGAATAAATAAGTCAAGGGTCAAAGGTCAAGAGTCAAAGGTCAAATGTCTCATAACAATTTAAACTAAGATTTGGTCGCAATTTTTGAAGTCTACAATTAAAATTCAACATAAATGAATAGTCTTCATAAAATGCGTACACTAATAGGCAATGGGCATTCACTAATGACTCTTGACTCTTAACAAATGATAAATTCTGGACAACCATTTACTAATCACCCTTGACCCTTGACTCTTGACTCCTGACTCTTAAAAAATGACAAATTCGGGACAGCCATTAGGTTCAGTCATCCAAGGCTCTCTAACTGGGGGTCTAGAAGTAAGATTACACGCCGATATATCTGTTGAAGATATGCGGGTGGGTAAATTTCTAGTTGTGCAAGGGGTGCGATCGCGTTTTTTCTGTATGCTTACAGATGTGGCACTAGGCACTGCAAATGCTCGCATCATCGCCAATCCCCCCAATTGGGAAGACACTTTTTTACGAGAAGTTTTAGCTGGAAGTAGTACCTACGGCACCATCAACCTCGCACCGATGTTGATGTTCACACCTGAATCGGAAGAATCTTTTTCACCAACCAACGGTAAATCAGCAAATCCCTTCATCCCATCCATGACAGGTTTGGCATCATTTCAACCCCAAACCAGTACTACTATGGAATTGCTGCCGGTAAAAACGATTCCCAGCCACTTTAGCCAAGTTTATGAAGCGAGTGAAGAAGATTTTCGCCGCGTATTTGGTTGGGAAGATGACACCCAAAGAAAGAATTTTTCGATTGGCAAACCGCTAGATATGGATGTGCCGGTTTGCATTGATTTAGACCGCTTTGTGGAACGTAGTAACGGGGTGTTTGGCAAATCGGGAACCGGTAAATCCTTTCTCACGCGGTTACTTTTAGCGGGGATAG contains these protein-coding regions:
- a CDS encoding glutathione S-transferase family protein yields the protein MLELYQWELSQYSEKVRLILDYKGLEYRKIEVTPGIGQVELFRLTGQKQVPVLKDGNRYIADSTEIAKYLELNYPDRPLIPQDPKKRGLALLMEEWADESIGIKGRKALFSAISQDQNFRKSLLPTSTPDIFKNLVEGVPRDFLTILGFGVGFSPDVIKSAIADLKQDLEALTLILADSPYLLGDEPSLADLAVAGLSILLKFPDGPYLDLPASLRGKGVPSLADNPDYEPFFIWRDRLYAQFRKPLIHTPPSGSAPTSIQIE